TCATATTATTTGTATCCTTGCCTAGCGATGACAACTGCGAAAACCTCTTTTGCCCCGGATTTTTTGAGTGTTTTGGCACACTCGAAAATAGTGGCTCCGGTTGTCGTAACGTCATCGACCAAAAGGATTCTTTTATTTTTTACTAATTTTAGCTTATCTTTGGGAATTTTGAAAGCGTTTTCAATATTTTTCTTTCGAGCAAAATGATTTTTTATTTCCATTTGCGGATGAGTGTATCTGAATCTTTCAAGTAAATTATTTTCCAGATTGATAGGGAATCCGGGAGTAATTTTTTCAGCGATATATCCGGCCAAAAGCTTCGATTGGTTGAAGCCTCGCTGCCGAAGCCTTCTCTTGTGAAGCGGAACGGGGATAATCATATCAGGAAGAGGCAATTCTGAATTTTGAATTGACTTTAGCATTATATTTCCAAGCACGGAAAATAGTTCTTCAACAAAACGATATTTGTAAAGATGGATGGCTTTTGAAACCGTTTTGTCTTGATACGACACGGCGACCAAAAGCCCGTCCAAAGAATATTTTTTCTTGCATCCGAAACAAGTGAATCCGTTGGGAGTGATCATTTTCTCGCAGTACGGGCAAACCTGAATATTTTTGAGCGGTATTTTATTTAAGCAACTTTTGCAAAGCCAATTACCGGGTTTATAACAGGAAATGCAGGAGATGGGGAAAAGAGTATCTAGGATTGTTTTTTTGATTTCTGACAATATTACTGTTTTCAAATTTCCAATGACAAATGTCAAATTTCCAATCAAACTCAAATGACAAATATCAAAAATTTTATGTCATTCCTGCGAAAGCAGGAATCTATGCAAACGATAATCGCAAGTTTAACGCATAAATATTAGACTAGCGTAATTCAAAAGCGTAGATTCCTGGTCAAGCCAGGAATGACAATGTTTTTGAACTTTGACATTGATTTGATTCCGCTTAGCGGGAGAAATTTGGATTTTGAAATTAATTTGTTACTATTTTCCCGTTTATAACATCCAGTCCGATCTTACTGTTCCGCACTCTTCCTTCCACAATCTCTCTGGCCACCTTATCTTCCACAAATTCCTGGATATTTCGGCGGACGAGGCGAGCGCCCTGATCGAGAGCCAAGCTTTTTTGGGCGACAAAATCGACTACATTTTTCGAATAAGAGAAGACTATTCCTTGAAGTTCGAGGCGTTTTTTGAATTTTTGAAGCTCCAGTTTTGAAATTTCAGAAAGCTGTTTTTCGCCGAGAGGGTTAAACACGATAATATTGTCCAAACGATTAACAATTTCCGGTTTCATTTGTTTTTTAAGCTCCTCGATAACCCTGTTTCTTATTTCATCAAATTTAAGGTTGGACTTTCTCTTCGAACTGAATCCTATTCGAGCGGAAGAAGTGAACTGCGAAGTTCCCAGGTTAGAAGTGAGAATTATTATGGTATTTTTAAAGTTTATTTCCTTTCCTTCAGCATCAGTCAGAGTCCCGTCTTCCAGAATTTGGAGGAGAATATTGAAAACATCAGGATGAGCTTTTTCAATTTCATCGAAAAGCACGATACTATACGGCTGATGGCGTATTTTTTCCGTTAATCTCCCTCCTTCTTCATATCCGACATATCCTGCCGGAGCTCCAATGAGCCTTGAAACATTGTGGCGTTCCATGAACTCGCTCATATCGATGCGAATGAGATTCTGGATGCTGCCGAAGAAATCCTGAGCCAGAATTTTTGCCGTTAAAGTTTTTCCGACTCCCGTTGGTCCGAGAAAAAGAAAAGAACCCAGCGGTCTATCGGGATTGGAAATACCCGAAGAGGAACGGATTAAATTGCTGGATATTTTTTGGATGGCTTCTTTTTGCCCGATTATTTTAGATTCGAGATTTTTTTCCAAGTTTCTTAAATTTGGTTTTGATTTTCCGACAGTTAATTTTTCCAGGGGAACTCCGGTAATTTGTGAAACTGTTTCGGAGATATCGGCGCCGGCAATGAAGGCTGTTTTTTCTTTTTCTGCTTCTTTCCAGCTCTTTTTTAAAGCATCTATTTTTTTGGATAATTCTTTCTCTTTTTGGCGGAGTCCTAATGCCTCATCGTATTTCTCTTGATTTACGAAAGCATTCTTTTGAGTGATTATTTTTTCTCTCTCATTTTCCAATGCCTTTATTTTTTTTGAAAAATCAGGAGCTTTCTCTTTGTTTCTTGCGGCCGAGGATGTTTCATCGATAAGGTCGATAGCTTTATCCGGAAGAAATCGGTTATTAATATATCGAATGCTTAAAGTCACGGCTTGTCCCAGGGCGTCATCAGATATTGAGACATTGTGGAATTTTTCGTAGCTTTTTCTGATTCCTTCCAGAATTTTCTTTGTTTCTTCTGCGGATGGCTCATCGATTTTAAGCGGCTCAAATCTTCTTTCCAATGCCGGATCCTTCTCGAAATGTTTTTTGTATTCCGAAATAGTGGTAGCGCCGATGCATTGGATGTCTCCTCTGGATAAGGCGGGCTTCAAAATATTAGCCGCATCAAGGCCTCCGCTTAAATTTCCGGCTCCGATAACCGTATGAATTTCATCAATAAAAAGAATTACGTTTCTATTTCCAGTTGCTTCGTGGATTATTTCTTTAATCCTGGCTTCAAATTCGCCCCTAAAACTGGTTCCGGCGACAATTAACGCCATATCAAGCGACAGGATTTTTTTATTTATTAACTTGCTTGGAACATCTCCGGAATTTATTCTTTGAGCCAGTTTTGAAATCAAAGCGGTTTTCCCCACCCCGGGATCTCCAATCAGAACGGGATTATTTTTGTTTTTTCTTCCCAGGATATTTATAATCCTTTCAATTTCTTTCTCTCGGCCTATTATTATTTCTCCTCTCCTGGCAGTATCATTGTTTAAATCGGAACAGAATTGATTGAGATAAGGAGTAGCGCCAGTCTCTCCGCTCTTATTTTTAGAAAGAGTTATTTCAGGGAGATCAAAAATTTTAGAAAGATGCGCCAGAGAGTCGCTGTTTATTGAAGATCCAAGAATATTCCCCATATTTTTTTCCAATTTGGGAGTTGATCTTTCGAGGATTTTTTCAATTTCTTTATCATTTGATTCCAAAAGAGCATAAACCAGATGTTCGGTTCCGACGTATGGATAGCGAAAATTATTAGCCAAATAGTATGCTTTGGTTATAATAGCTACAAGCTCATTGGAAAATTTGGGTTTTAAGGCGGGATTTTTTTTTGATGCGAATAGTAT
The sequence above is drawn from the Parcubacteria group bacterium genome and encodes:
- a CDS encoding ComF family protein is translated as MKTVILSEIKKTILDTLFPISCISCYKPGNWLCKSCLNKIPLKNIQVCPYCEKMITPNGFTCFGCKKKYSLDGLLVAVSYQDKTVSKAIHLYKYRFVEELFSVLGNIMLKSIQNSELPLPDMIIPVPLHKRRLRQRGFNQSKLLAGYIAEKITPGFPINLENNLLERFRYTHPQMEIKNHFARKKNIENAFKIPKDKLKLVKNKRILLVDDVTTTGATIFECAKTLKKSGAKEVFAVVIARQGYK
- a CDS encoding ATP-dependent Clp protease ATP-binding subunit, which encodes MLEAKISQKLTLHAKKCLKEAQSLTCQEIKPKHLLYAICLEDGCLGNMILKNMGINKNCLDTILFASKKNPALKPKFSNELVAIITKAYYLANNFRYPYVGTEHLVYALLESNDKEIEKILERSTPKLEKNMGNILGSSINSDSLAHLSKIFDLPEITLSKNKSGETGATPYLNQFCSDLNNDTARRGEIIIGREKEIERIINILGRKNKNNPVLIGDPGVGKTALISKLAQRINSGDVPSKLINKKILSLDMALIVAGTSFRGEFEARIKEIIHEATGNRNVILFIDEIHTVIGAGNLSGGLDAANILKPALSRGDIQCIGATTISEYKKHFEKDPALERRFEPLKIDEPSAEETKKILEGIRKSYEKFHNVSISDDALGQAVTLSIRYINNRFLPDKAIDLIDETSSAARNKEKAPDFSKKIKALENEREKIITQKNAFVNQEKYDEALGLRQKEKELSKKIDALKKSWKEAEKEKTAFIAGADISETVSQITGVPLEKLTVGKSKPNLRNLEKNLESKIIGQKEAIQKISSNLIRSSSGISNPDRPLGSFLFLGPTGVGKTLTAKILAQDFFGSIQNLIRIDMSEFMERHNVSRLIGAPAGYVGYEEGGRLTEKIRHQPYSIVLFDEIEKAHPDVFNILLQILEDGTLTDAEGKEINFKNTIIILTSNLGTSQFTSSARIGFSSKRKSNLKFDEIRNRVIEELKKQMKPEIVNRLDNIIVFNPLGEKQLSEISKLELQKFKKRLELQGIVFSYSKNVVDFVAQKSLALDQGARLVRRNIQEFVEDKVAREIVEGRVRNSKIGLDVINGKIVTN